A stretch of Paenibacillus mucilaginosus 3016 DNA encodes these proteins:
- a CDS encoding transposase yields MYTIRQEELFSLQELMEMAPENKYSIVFKTLDLLPALRVLNKRTHRGRPEELNYAAMVYAMLIGTIERIPTTKDLLKRLRTNEEFRRTCRFRGSDAIPSEASFSRLYTKLADSGVLWELQRQVISLAAAAGFVSPSFISFDSTHVEAEERQPRKEQEVESKAESNEQPVLEMEHSPSTSAKRLEDPRKKYKRGAPTKAEAERRRLEREAWEASLPLFERKLEDMLPYTFEQLKPLIPIHPSTSSKKGSNGKLMWWHGYKLHILADSKGHYILSALFSSAHVNDGRLAIPLLKKFQTDFPDWKVKHALADAGYDVMAVYKQVRSLGAWPLIDYNERAKKPPEGLNENFHPVCQEGHSYVYDSFDAKNKSLKFTRPQECKACPLEKSGRCQRVYKIKVEKDLRRFTVPARGSKSYKKIYKKRTTVERIFAYLKGYYGLGASRKRGKRAEVDAALSVLSYTLCQYAVDCMRQKQQKQAA; encoded by the coding sequence TTGTATACTATTCGTCAAGAAGAGCTGTTTTCCCTGCAAGAGCTTATGGAAATGGCACCAGAAAATAAATACAGCATCGTTTTCAAAACGCTTGACCTCTTACCTGCACTGCGCGTGCTCAACAAGAGAACGCACAGAGGCCGGCCAGAAGAGCTGAACTATGCGGCCATGGTATACGCTATGCTCATTGGGACCATTGAACGTATTCCGACCACAAAAGATTTGCTGAAGCGCTTGCGGACAAATGAAGAGTTCCGCAGGACTTGCCGTTTTCGCGGATCCGACGCTATTCCTAGTGAAGCTTCATTTTCACGGTTGTATACAAAACTCGCCGACTCCGGTGTGCTGTGGGAGCTGCAGCGCCAAGTCATTTCCCTCGCCGCTGCGGCGGGATTCGTCTCTCCCAGTTTTATTAGCTTTGACTCCACCCATGTAGAGGCAGAGGAACGCCAACCGCGTAAAGAACAGGAAGTGGAATCGAAGGCCGAGTCTAACGAACAACCTGTCCTTGAAATGGAACACTCCCCATCCACCAGCGCTAAGCGTCTGGAAGACCCGCGGAAGAAATATAAAAGGGGTGCGCCTACGAAGGCAGAGGCGGAGCGCCGCCGTTTGGAAAGAGAAGCATGGGAAGCTTCTTTGCCCCTGTTCGAACGTAAACTCGAGGATATGCTCCCTTACACATTTGAGCAGCTCAAACCGCTGATTCCTATACATCCAAGTACGAGCAGTAAAAAAGGCTCCAATGGAAAACTCATGTGGTGGCATGGATACAAACTGCATATTCTCGCAGACAGTAAAGGGCATTACATTTTGAGCGCCCTCTTCAGTTCCGCTCACGTAAATGACGGACGGCTGGCGATTCCGCTGCTAAAGAAGTTTCAAACCGATTTTCCTGACTGGAAGGTCAAACACGCCTTGGCTGATGCTGGATATGATGTTATGGCCGTCTACAAACAAGTAAGGAGCTTGGGAGCCTGGCCTCTAATTGACTATAACGAGCGAGCGAAAAAGCCGCCGGAAGGATTGAATGAGAATTTTCACCCGGTGTGTCAGGAAGGGCACTCTTACGTATATGACAGCTTCGATGCCAAGAACAAAAGCTTAAAATTCACTAGGCCCCAAGAGTGCAAAGCATGCCCGCTAGAAAAAAGCGGCAGGTGTCAAAGGGTCTATAAAATCAAGGTAGAGAAGGATCTCAGACGATTTACCGTACCAGCCAGGGGCAGTAAATCTTACAAAAAAATATACAAGAAACGGACAACGGTTGAGCGAATCTTTGCCTATCTGAAGGGTTACTACGGACTGGGGGCGTCTAGGAAGCGCGGTAAAAGAGCTGAGGTTGACGCCGCCCTGAGTGTTCTTAGCTACACGCTTTGTCAATATGCTGTTGATTGCATGCGCCAAAAACAACAAAAACAGGCAGCCTAA
- a CDS encoding S-layer homology domain-containing protein produces the protein MKKTLMTFLSLVLVWMTLLPFAVSAASPGEVRIAAAKTADDFKDLAGLPKDQKDKFNSLLSEGVFNGLSEDTFGLDVQMNRAQFAKVASIIFKLPVDGTLTASSFKDVSADDPANAYALPYIEALKKAGLTNGYDAEGVLYNPAGPVSRQELSAFLIRGLGLEEAASSAAPVADATVAEWAKPYVALALEKKLMTAEGGSFDGTSPATRRMLALASYEAKNLLAGGKPASETPATGTPDKEEPAAGGNDTSKDDEPAGEVSPKGKKLLIVGREKAAEDVIIGDRLKTQGFVVSYLIDRRLSPERIKGFDLIFISETTNSKYVKENLEHMKTLEIPVIYNKAISMGDLGMSSTSENSSVEKVKKITIKDAAHPIAAGVTGSIDVYTEDGRIDYGVPGKNATVIATVAGDDKKAAVYAYEKGSKNIKGETVPARTVFFYMAAGMSGKTTNDAWKILEASFLWALQNK, from the coding sequence ATGAAGAAAACCCTGATGACATTCTTGTCCCTAGTGCTCGTATGGATGACCCTCCTGCCGTTCGCGGTTTCAGCCGCCTCGCCGGGAGAGGTTCGGATTGCGGCAGCCAAGACGGCCGATGATTTCAAGGATCTCGCCGGCCTGCCGAAGGATCAAAAAGACAAATTTAACTCGCTCCTCTCTGAAGGCGTATTCAACGGCCTCTCGGAGGACACGTTCGGTCTTGATGTACAGATGAACCGCGCCCAGTTCGCCAAGGTGGCGTCCATTATCTTCAAGCTGCCGGTGGACGGGACGCTGACTGCCTCGTCCTTCAAGGATGTATCTGCGGACGACCCGGCCAATGCGTATGCGCTTCCTTACATTGAGGCGCTGAAGAAGGCCGGCCTGACGAACGGCTATGATGCCGAAGGCGTCCTCTATAATCCGGCCGGTCCCGTATCCAGACAAGAGCTGTCCGCGTTCCTGATCCGCGGTCTGGGCCTTGAAGAGGCTGCTAGCAGTGCCGCGCCTGTGGCGGACGCTACGGTAGCCGAATGGGCGAAGCCGTATGTCGCGCTCGCACTGGAGAAGAAGCTGATGACCGCCGAGGGCGGCAGCTTCGACGGAACGTCGCCTGCGACCCGCCGCATGCTGGCCCTGGCGAGCTATGAGGCGAAGAACCTGCTTGCCGGCGGCAAGCCTGCATCGGAAACGCCTGCGACCGGTACCCCGGACAAAGAGGAGCCTGCTGCGGGCGGGAATGACACGTCCAAGGATGACGAGCCTGCCGGAGAGGTGTCTCCGAAGGGCAAGAAGCTCCTCATCGTCGGCCGGGAGAAGGCCGCAGAGGATGTCATCATCGGCGACCGTCTGAAGACCCAGGGCTTCGTGGTCAGCTATCTGATCGACCGCCGTCTGTCCCCGGAGCGCATCAAGGGCTTCGATCTGATCTTCATCAGCGAAACGACGAACTCCAAGTATGTCAAAGAAAACCTGGAGCACATGAAAACGCTGGAAATTCCCGTGATTTACAATAAAGCCATCTCCATGGGCGATCTCGGCATGTCCTCCACTTCGGAAAACAGCAGCGTGGAGAAGGTCAAGAAGATTACGATCAAGGATGCAGCCCATCCGATCGCAGCAGGCGTAACCGGATCCATCGACGTGTACACCGAAGACGGCCGGATCGATTACGGTGTGCCGGGCAAGAATGCCACGGTCATCGCGACCGTAGCCGGTGACGACAAGAAAGCGGCTGTCTACGCGTATGAGAAGGGCTCCAAGAATATCAAGGGCGAGACCGTACCGGCCCGTACCGTATTCTTCTACATGGCTGCAGGCATGTCCGGCAAAACGACGAACGATGCGTGGAAGATCCTTGAGGCAAGCTTCCTGTGGGCGCTTCAGAACAAATAA
- a CDS encoding ABC transporter substrate-binding protein — protein MMPKLTGAGCSAAIALALLCGCTDVPAGTQPEAAKTKDSGTAEQASADNGLFIYTVWPAFYAKEDIFEKQIGSWIRKKFPDIKVKHVHWDNPGRQYKDLIAAGTIPDIIMDNTRMNAYRYLIANDLQYDISPLVKKYNFDTGTLNPAYMAQLRSISPEGQLYGLPFTNSDFVLFYNKDIFDKFGVDYPKNGMTYDEFYELAKKLTRVEGEITYKGYSQNPGHYLNYNQLSLSPLSQEEDKANMRDPGWTKAVDNLRRFYEIPANQFDTVEKFPEGNIAMAVATVDRIATFHEQNKNLNFDIVSVPSFADAPNTSYQPNLYSMFIAKQSAKKDLAFQVMASLLSEEHQTELSREGVIGPLQSRTVQEAFGQNLPQMRGRNTGAVFASRNAMPPAARAEGLLWYDVPLHNVFAPLIFKESKDSVTAVRMIEEQSTKAIQEMKAASK, from the coding sequence ATGATGCCCAAGCTGACGGGAGCCGGCTGCTCGGCAGCCATCGCACTTGCTCTGCTGTGCGGCTGTACGGACGTTCCTGCCGGAACCCAGCCGGAGGCTGCGAAGACCAAGGATTCAGGCACGGCGGAGCAGGCCTCGGCGGATAACGGGCTGTTCATTTACACCGTCTGGCCGGCCTTCTATGCCAAAGAGGACATCTTCGAGAAACAGATCGGGTCCTGGATCCGCAAGAAGTTTCCCGATATCAAGGTCAAGCACGTGCATTGGGATAATCCCGGAAGGCAGTACAAGGATCTGATCGCCGCCGGCACCATTCCCGACATCATTATGGATAACACGCGGATGAATGCTTACCGGTATCTCATTGCGAACGATCTGCAATACGACATCAGTCCGCTCGTCAAGAAGTACAACTTCGATACGGGCACCCTGAATCCGGCCTATATGGCCCAGCTCCGGAGCATCTCACCGGAGGGACAGCTCTACGGGCTTCCTTTTACGAACAGCGATTTCGTCCTCTTCTACAACAAGGATATCTTCGACAAGTTCGGGGTCGACTATCCGAAGAACGGGATGACCTACGACGAGTTCTACGAGCTGGCCAAGAAGCTGACGCGGGTGGAAGGCGAAATCACGTACAAGGGTTATTCGCAGAACCCGGGCCATTATCTGAATTACAACCAGCTCTCGCTCTCGCCCCTCAGCCAGGAGGAGGACAAGGCGAACATGCGGGATCCGGGGTGGACCAAAGCCGTCGACAACCTGAGGCGGTTCTACGAGATTCCCGCCAACCAGTTCGATACGGTGGAGAAATTCCCCGAAGGCAACATTGCGATGGCTGTAGCTACCGTGGACCGGATCGCGACCTTTCATGAGCAGAACAAGAACCTGAACTTCGACATCGTCTCCGTCCCGTCGTTCGCTGATGCGCCGAACACGTCTTACCAGCCGAATCTGTATTCGATGTTCATTGCCAAGCAGTCGGCCAAGAAGGATCTGGCGTTCCAGGTCATGGCCTCTCTGCTGTCCGAGGAGCATCAGACCGAGCTGTCCCGGGAGGGCGTTATCGGTCCGCTGCAGAGCCGCACGGTGCAGGAAGCCTTCGGGCAGAACCTGCCGCAGATGCGGGGCCGCAATACGGGCGCCGTCTTCGCGAGCCGCAATGCGATGCCGCCGGCTGCTCGGGCCGAGGGCCTGTTGTGGTACGATGTTCCGCTGCATAACGTATTTGCTCCGCTGATCTTCAAGGAATCGAAGGATTCCGTCACTGCGGTGCGCATGATCGAGGAACAGTCCACGAAGGCCATCCAGGAGATGAAAGCAGCTTCTAAATAG
- a CDS encoding ABC transporter substrate-binding protein — MNKKKWIAAASALALTMSVAAGCTDEPVASDKPAPEASKAEKAPDNEIFIYTVYPAFYAKEENFEKQIGQHLKKKFPDLKFKHVHWDNPGRQYKDLIAAGTIPDIIIDNARMNLQRYILKNDLQYDMSELIKKYNFDTSKLNQAAFAQMKNVTPEGHIYGLPFQLSDFVLFYNKDIFDKFGVDYPKDGMTYDEIYELAKKLTRVEGENTYKGYQQHPGLYMNYNQLSLSPLSLTEDKAELSTDGWKKVVDNLRRFYEIPANQFTSVDDFPKGKMAMTVHVSEKIIQWHEQNKNLNFDIASMPSFPDAPQTKAQPNMYSAYITKQSTKKDQAFQVISYLLSEEMQIEFAKEGIIGPLESKAVQDAFGKNLPQMQGKNTKAIFASKNAMPPAARANGLTYVDVPVHNVFSPLIFGESKDSATALRMIEEQTTKGIQTEKAAK, encoded by the coding sequence ATGAACAAGAAAAAGTGGATTGCGGCCGCATCGGCGTTGGCCTTGACGATGTCCGTCGCGGCAGGTTGTACAGACGAGCCGGTGGCCAGTGACAAGCCGGCGCCGGAAGCCAGCAAGGCGGAGAAAGCGCCGGATAATGAAATTTTCATCTATACTGTGTATCCTGCTTTCTACGCCAAGGAAGAGAACTTCGAGAAGCAGATCGGACAGCATCTCAAGAAAAAGTTCCCGGACCTTAAGTTCAAGCACGTACACTGGGATAATCCCGGCCGGCAGTATAAGGATCTGATCGCCGCCGGTACGATTCCCGACATCATCATCGACAACGCACGGATGAACCTGCAGCGCTACATTCTGAAGAATGACCTGCAGTACGACATGTCGGAGCTCATCAAGAAATACAACTTCGACACGAGCAAATTGAACCAGGCCGCCTTCGCCCAGATGAAGAACGTGACACCGGAAGGGCACATCTACGGTCTGCCGTTTCAGCTCAGTGATTTTGTCCTCTTCTACAACAAGGACATCTTCGATAAGTTCGGGGTCGACTATCCGAAGGACGGAATGACCTACGACGAGATCTACGAGCTCGCCAAGAAGCTGACCCGCGTAGAGGGAGAGAACACATACAAAGGGTACCAGCAGCACCCGGGACTCTATATGAACTACAACCAGCTGTCGCTTTCGCCGCTCAGCCTGACGGAAGACAAGGCGGAGCTCAGCACGGACGGCTGGAAGAAGGTCGTCGATAACCTGCGGCGCTTCTACGAAATTCCGGCGAACCAGTTCACGTCGGTCGATGACTTCCCTAAGGGCAAGATGGCGATGACCGTGCACGTATCCGAGAAGATCATCCAGTGGCATGAGCAGAACAAGAACCTGAACTTCGATATCGCCTCCATGCCTTCATTCCCGGATGCGCCGCAGACGAAAGCACAGCCGAACATGTACTCCGCGTACATCACCAAGCAGTCGACGAAGAAAGATCAGGCGTTCCAGGTAATCTCCTACCTGCTGTCCGAAGAGATGCAGATCGAATTCGCAAAAGAAGGGATTATCGGTCCGCTGGAAAGCAAGGCGGTACAGGACGCATTCGGCAAGAACCTGCCGCAGATGCAGGGCAAGAACACGAAAGCGATCTTCGCCAGCAAGAATGCCATGCCGCCGGCTGCCCGTGCGAACGGCCTCACGTATGTCGATGTGCCTGTGCATAACGTATTCTCCCCGCTGATCTTCGGCGAATCGAAGGATTCGGCCACCGCCCTGCGGATGATCGAAGAGCAGACGACGAAGGGCATCCAGACGGAAAAAGCCGCGAAATAA